Proteins found in one Clostridium kluyveri DSM 555 genomic segment:
- a CDS encoding GerAB/ArcD/ProY family transporter, with amino-acid sequence MLENSDGKIGTRECVALIIIMLFEKITNSTSSVFFKAGQNAGWIIPIFSAIALIIPILSILCLLKRYKNKGLLEIVYYLTGKYIGFLISYILLIMNIIIISSNLADDCAVINTLFFPNTDICYLIITLIGFCCFMAILGLKALARASSMLMPYIIGVFIVLIVFAMPLITTEFLFPIAGKGVKHIIMGGIRNSFIYQVIIILSVCYPMFKSYKNFKTASLTALTVSAIILSISFAFFQMAFDYPAITIISYPLHTITRMLRLTRFITNLQAVFLPWTVVVIAIYYSTALYLSSAIFTHTLKLGKVEPLILPVAALITIISIIPESPRDFSRFFNNRVVPIITIISIVVPLLLLVISQWKGDYKKC; translated from the coding sequence ATGTTAGAAAATTCTGATGGTAAAATTGGTACCAGAGAATGTGTAGCTTTAATAATTATTATGCTTTTTGAAAAAATTACCAATAGCACATCCAGTGTTTTTTTTAAGGCTGGCCAAAATGCAGGGTGGATCATTCCTATATTTTCTGCAATAGCGTTAATTATACCTATATTAAGTATATTATGTCTTTTAAAGAGATATAAAAATAAAGGGCTTTTGGAAATAGTTTATTATTTAACTGGAAAGTATATTGGATTTCTAATAAGCTATATACTTTTAATAATGAATATAATAATTATTTCTTCAAATTTAGCTGATGATTGTGCTGTTATTAACACACTTTTTTTTCCTAACACTGATATATGTTATTTAATAATTACGTTGATAGGGTTTTGTTGTTTTATGGCTATATTAGGATTGAAAGCTCTTGCAAGAGCTTCATCTATGCTAATGCCATACATTATAGGGGTTTTTATTGTTCTTATTGTATTTGCCATGCCGCTTATAACCACTGAATTTTTGTTTCCCATTGCGGGAAAAGGTGTGAAACATATAATAATGGGGGGGATACGCAATAGTTTTATTTATCAGGTGATAATAATATTATCTGTTTGTTATCCTATGTTTAAAAGCTATAAAAACTTTAAAACTGCCAGTTTAACTGCATTAACAGTGTCCGCTATTATTTTGAGTATTTCCTTTGCATTCTTTCAAATGGCTTTTGATTATCCAGCTATTACAATTATAAGCTATCCTTTACATACCATTACAAGAATGCTTCGTTTAACTAGATTTATCACAAATTTGCAAGCTGTATTTTTACCATGGACTGTTGTGGTAATCGCTATCTATTATTCTACAGCTTTGTATTTGTCTTCTGCCATATTTACCCATACATTGAAATTGGGAAAAGTTGAGCCTTTGATTCTACCTGTAGCAGCACTTATAACTATAATAAGTATAATTCCTGAAAGTCCACGGGATTTTTCCAGGTTCTTTAATAATAGAGTTGTTCCTATAATAACTATTATCAGTATAGTAGTACCTTTATTGCTTTTAGTAATTTCACAGTGGAAAGGGGATTATAAAAAGTGCTGA